Genomic window (Acidobacteriota bacterium):
ATAGACGATAAGGCTCAGGCCGAGCAGGGCCAGGGCCCCCTGCCAGAGAGCGGGATATCCCAGCTCCTTCCCGATGTCCTCCGGCTGCGATGCGGAGTCGGCTGTCGGGTCCGAGGAGGTCGTTCTCTGGTGCTCGAAGAACATCATGAATTCCTCGCGGCACATCTGACATGCGGAGATGTGATCGACGATCCTCTTCTTCTTGCGGACGGAAGCCGTAGGCTCGAAGGACCTGGCGATTTCCCGGGGGGACGGACACTTCTTGCGTCCTGAAGGCCTGCGGGAAGATGCGTAGGCCTTATAGGTTTCCCGGAGATCAGGATGATCGGTCTTCATTGCGCGTTTCCAGATCTTTAAGGGATTTCCGTATGTCGGCGAATCCTCTGTAGAGGAGGTTCCGGGTCTTGTCCAGGCTCCAGTTCATGTAGGAGGCGATCTCCTGAATGTTCAGATTGAGGAGGTAGAGCTTAACGACCTGCCGCCGAGAATCCATGAGCTGTTCGACGGCCCTTCCGACCGTCTCTTCAAAAGCCCTCTTTTGGATGCCTTCGCCGTTATAGGGGATGCTCCGCTCTGAAATGTGCTTCTGCCTTTCGTGGAGATAGAGCGAATCGTCCCTGCGCCGTTTCCTAAGTTGGTCGATGACCGCCGAACTGATTATCCTCCTGATATAGGACGCAGGGCTGAGAATCGCCCTTTCACTGCAGATGAGCTTCCAGATCCTGATCTTGACCTCCTGCAGGATGTCTTCCGGGTCAAGACCGTACTTCAGAAGGTTAAATCGTTGGACCTGGAAGTTCATATAGGGAGCATAGGCATCGAGGATCTTTTTGAATTTCTCTTCCCTTTGACGAGAAAGATCCATCCGAGCGTCCCGCCTGTCGCTGGTTCTTTTAGATATTCTATAAATAAAGAGCGAAAATGATACAAGAAAATTCTCACGGACGGAAAAAAGACTCTCGATTCTTGAAAATACCCATATCCCGGGTTGCTTCAAACGGGACCGCGCCGGATCCGGCCCGCCTTGACTCCCCCGGCCGGATGGATAAAATAGCATTTTACCAAGGACTTAGGCATCCTGGGGGCCGCGGCGTGAACGAGTTCTCCAAGGAGAATCTTCTGCGCTCCTGGAAGGAGATAGCCGCCTACCTGGGCTGTGACGTCCGGACCTGCCACCGCTGGGAGGTCCAGAGGGGCATGCCCGTCCATAGGGCGGAGGGCTCAGAGACCAAGTCCCCCGTTTTTGCCTACAGGGACGAGCTCGACCGCTGGTTCCAGGAAACCTTCACGGCTTCGAACAACCGCAAAGAGAAGGCGCGCGGGCTCCCCGCCTGGGCCAAGTGGGCGGCGGGGGCCGTCCTGATCCTGGGCCTGGCCGGGGGATCTTGGCTCCTGCTGGGGCGGCGGACCAGGCGGCAGCCGGCAGACTTCTCCATCGAGGGCTCGGTCTTCATCGCCCTGGACAAGCAGAAGCGCGAGCTTTGGCGCCAGGACCTCAAGGTGCCGGACCTCCAGAGCGAGGACTATTACCGGCAGAACTTCCAGACCGTCCACAAGGACGGCAATATCCTGCCCGTCCTCTGCATCGGGGACATCGACAAGGACGGCGACAGCGAAGTCCTTTTCGCCCTGCGGAGGAAGAGGGACCAGACGGGGGAGGGAATCCTGTACTGCTGGGACCGCCGGGGCCGGG
Coding sequences:
- a CDS encoding RNA polymerase sigma factor, which encodes MDLSRQREEKFKKILDAYAPYMNFQVQRFNLLKYGLDPEDILQEVKIRIWKLICSERAILSPASYIRRIISSAVIDQLRKRRRDDSLYLHERQKHISERSIPYNGEGIQKRAFEETVGRAVEQLMDSRRQVVKLYLLNLNIQEIASYMNWSLDKTRNLLYRGFADIRKSLKDLETRNEDRSS